The sequence below is a genomic window from bacterium.
TCGCAATTATTGACAAATAATTTACTACCAAGTATGACCTAATTACCTAAGTTTATATACCTGCATAGTTTTCGGTTCGGTCAGTTTAAGGGTTGATATCTGTTTATGAGGAGTTTTGATATGTTTCGAGGACTTAAAAAGGACCACTTTCTAAAACGGATAAAAAAATGGGGGCTTCCTGGGCAATTTCCGACCTTTTATTATATTGAAGTGACCTCTGCTTGTAATCTTAAATGCAAAACCTGCCCACGCACCTATTCGAATAGAAAGAGGGGACATATCGATCATGAAATATTTTCAAAGGTTATTGAAGAAATTTCAAAGTATATTCCGCAACCGCATAATATTGGGTTTCATTTCTTCGGTGAAGCTTTATTAAATCCTTCCTTTTTTGATTATGTAAACCTTACTGCAAAATATCTTCCAAATGCAGAACTCGCGGTTTCCAGCAATGCAAGCCTTCTCGATGAAACAAAAATTGACGCTATTTTGGACAGTCGCTTAAATAGCTTTGGTATTTGGCCAGATGCTATTGATCAAACAACTTATGATCAAATTCGACCTGGGGGAGATTACCACAGAACAAATAGCATGATTATGCGTCTTCTTGAAAAGAGGAAAATACGCAATAGAGAAAAAGATCTGGAGATCCATATTGGAATGGTCGTTAATAAAATCAATCGCCGATATATTGATAAATTTATTAAAAAGTGGAGAAAATCATTTGGTAGATATGAAAATACTCACTTATATAAAAACCATAGCATTGACTGGGCAGGCCAAGTACCATCAGAAACTGTGCTCAGATCGAAAAAGAACACGATTTTCCCGATAATTTATCCGTGTCTTTCTCCTTTTACAACATGTATTGTTACTTCAAGTGGAGATATAACCTGCTGTTGCCTTGATTGTAATCTTAAATTGAAAATAGGAAATATAAGGGGATCTTCAATAAAAGAAATATGGTCTTCTGAAAAAAGTCAGGAAATAAGGAGCAAAATGATTGAAATGACTTTTAGTTTGAATGACCTCTGCTATCACTGTCATAACTACTTTCGAGATCCATTCAATTATTTAAATGATAAAATTCGTGCTGTTGTTTCACCTTTTGATATGCAACCGTGGGGCAAAATTGACAGTTAATTATTGGGTTCCTATGGCTGCATAAGCATAACATAGGTTTTGGTTATCCCAAATCCACCGCCTAATTTTACGAATTCCTTTAGTAATAAGGTCTTGCAGTAATTTTGCTTGCACCTGAGTACTGCAAATAAAACATTATAAACCTATGTTTCTCAAGGGTTCTCCGATTTTGATGGTGAATCAGGGTTATACTCGGTAATTGACCTTACACCATAGTATGGGGTAAGGTCAGTAAGTTTAGCACAGGAGGAGTGCTTTACAATAATAAGTTTTGGGAAGGCACCGCATGTTATTTGGAATGATGATATTTATCGACGTTATTCTGGAAAAGTTGCCGTTTTCGCACATTTGGTCAGAAGTATTGGTGTTAGTTTTGCGGAAATAGTTTAGTGATCCAATTATCTTTGATATCATCTCAAAACTGTTTTTGAAAGCGAAGGGATCACACAGATCAGGGAATTAGATAGGTCT
It includes:
- a CDS encoding radical SAM protein: MFRGLKKDHFLKRIKKWGLPGQFPTFYYIEVTSACNLKCKTCPRTYSNRKRGHIDHEIFSKVIEEISKYIPQPHNIGFHFFGEALLNPSFFDYVNLTAKYLPNAELAVSSNASLLDETKIDAILDSRLNSFGIWPDAIDQTTYDQIRPGGDYHRTNSMIMRLLEKRKIRNREKDLEIHIGMVVNKINRRYIDKFIKKWRKSFGRYENTHLYKNHSIDWAGQVPSETVLRSKKNTIFPIIYPCLSPFTTCIVTSSGDITCCCLDCNLKLKIGNIRGSSIKEIWSSEKSQEIRSKMIEMTFSLNDLCYHCHNYFRDPFNYLNDKIRAVVSPFDMQPWGKIDS